A part of SAR202 cluster bacterium genomic DNA contains:
- a CDS encoding PAS domain S-box protein, whose amino-acid sequence MPTRVRTSRDLRTRPTTSADAASRRVPMKTARNIRRGHLIKGIREINRIDWDPLEKLVADGQRVAEFQRFNRENQFFDYLSRVEGLLREVRVREQEMQRTNEELLAINEELQSTTAELKTTTEELEQSNAYRKRLTDLLPDLLVTVDVGGRITETNKAAERISGYSIAELMSRRLQDLFAESERAALFIQQAASGTDVASYELEFVTKAGKRIPVSFTAVSLVEPEGGIRGVLGIIRDITDQRLAQETLRYSEARLRAAMDNMADGVIIIDSSGIMNSFNLAAEEIFGYEAAEVVGQNLKMLMPEPYHSNYDAYIANYLKTGERKMIGIGREVIGRRKNGSTFPLELAVGEIYVGNEHMFIGVVRDITERRKEQEELARQAEALRRSNEQLEQFAYVASHDLQEPLRIVTVYTKLLAERYKGRLDSDADEFIQFAVGGVDHMRNLINDLLLYSRVISQDRSLKATPCQTAVEQAMANLQMAIEESAAQITFDPLPVINGNPTQLVQLFQNLFSNAIKFRGQEKPRIHISVRKSLNEWTSIVKDNGIGIAPEYHNRIFQIFQRLHGKTEYPGMGIGLAICKQIVERMGGRIWLESEMGKGAAFMFTVPVDEQLQMKGRVPRPLSKG is encoded by the coding sequence ATGCCGACACGGGTAAGGACATCACGCGACTTAAGAACGCGCCCCACCACGTCCGCGGACGCAGCGTCCAGGCGCGTCCCAATGAAGACCGCCCGAAACATCCGCCGCGGCCACCTTATCAAGGGCATCCGCGAGATCAACCGAATCGACTGGGACCCGTTGGAGAAGCTCGTTGCCGACGGCCAGCGCGTCGCCGAGTTCCAGAGGTTCAACCGCGAAAACCAGTTCTTCGACTACCTGAGCCGGGTTGAAGGCCTTCTGCGTGAAGTCCGCGTGCGCGAGCAGGAGATGCAGCGGACCAACGAAGAGCTGCTCGCCATCAACGAGGAGCTGCAGAGCACGACCGCCGAGCTGAAGACGACGACCGAAGAACTCGAACAGTCCAACGCCTACCGCAAGCGACTGACAGACCTTCTCCCCGACCTCCTGGTGACTGTGGACGTGGGCGGGAGAATCACCGAGACGAACAAGGCAGCGGAGCGGATCTCCGGGTACTCTATTGCGGAGCTAATGTCCCGCCGACTCCAGGACCTCTTCGCGGAGTCCGAGCGCGCCGCTCTCTTCATCCAGCAGGCCGCCAGCGGCACCGACGTAGCCAGCTACGAGCTGGAGTTCGTCACCAAGGCCGGCAAGCGCATCCCCGTCTCCTTTACTGCCGTCTCGCTCGTTGAGCCGGAAGGCGGCATACGCGGAGTGCTGGGCATCATCCGCGACATCACGGACCAGCGACTGGCGCAAGAGACCCTCAGGTACAGCGAGGCCCGCCTGCGCGCCGCCATGGACAACATGGCGGACGGCGTCATCATCATCGATAGCTCAGGCATTATGAACTCGTTCAACCTGGCCGCCGAAGAGATCTTCGGTTACGAGGCTGCGGAAGTCGTGGGCCAGAACCTCAAGATGCTGATGCCCGAGCCGTACCACAGCAATTACGACGCCTACATAGCCAACTACCTCAAGACCGGCGAGCGCAAGATGATCGGCATAGGGCGCGAGGTGATTGGCCGCAGGAAGAACGGCAGCACGTTCCCGCTGGAGCTCGCGGTCGGCGAGATCTACGTCGGGAACGAGCATATGTTCATCGGCGTCGTTCGCGATATCACCGAGCGCCGCAAGGAGCAGGAGGAACTGGCCAGGCAGGCGGAGGCACTGCGCCGTTCCAACGAGCAACTTGAGCAGTTCGCTTACGTGGCATCACACGACCTTCAGGAACCGCTACGCATAGTCACGGTGTATACCAAGCTCCTGGCCGAGCGCTACAAGGGCCGCCTGGACAGTGACGCGGATGAGTTCATCCAGTTCGCCGTCGGAGGCGTCGACCATATGCGGAACCTGATCAACGACCTGCTCCTGTACTCGCGCGTCATCTCCCAGGACCGGTCGCTGAAGGCCACGCCCTGCCAGACCGCTGTGGAGCAGGCCATGGCCAACCTGCAAATGGCCATCGAAGAGTCGGCCGCTCAGATCACCTTCGACCCGTTGCCCGTTATCAACGGCAACCCCACGCAGCTAGTCCAGCTCTTCCAGAACCTGTTCAGCAACGCCATCAAGTTCAGGGGCCAGGAGAAGCCTCGTATCCACATATCCGTCCGCAAGAGCCTGAACGAATGGACCTCCATCGTTAAAGATAACGGCATCGGCATCGCTCCAGAGTACCACAACCGCATCTTCCAGATCTTCCAGCGCCTGCACGGGAAGACCGAGTACCCCGGCATGGGCATTGGCCTTGCCATCTGCAAACAGATCGTGGAGCGCATGGGCGGCCGCATATGGTTAGAGTCCGAGATGGGCAAAGGCGCGGCGTTCATGTTCACCGTCCCGGTTGATGAGCAGCTCCAGATGAAGGGCCGCGTACCACGCCCGCTGTCGAAGGGCTGA
- the thiL gene encoding thiamine-phosphate kinase, with protein MLVRDTGEFALIDRLAKVIAARQAKTPASGHRLEVGIGDDAAVWSGPAGATIATTDTMVDGVHFLEGEVEWRDLGWKSMASNLSDIAAMGGAPLYALITLGLRGDLPVDGIAAMYEGMLDALDAHGGAIVGGDIVSSPVFFITVSLTGAAQLSPAGAPLLLRRDAARPGDLIAVTGPLGCSGGGLRVVLEGLSLDPATSAHLRAAHYRPTPRVREGAALARHGVLAGMDISDGLFDDLGKLCRTSGVGARVQASSIPIDDTLRSAFPDHCLSLALSGGEDYELLVAAPARIIESVIRAGKVPLHVIGEIVSREQGVKVLGPDGQDISPRRGGWDHFDKR; from the coding sequence ATGCTGGTCAGGGATACCGGCGAGTTCGCGCTTATAGATAGGCTCGCGAAGGTCATCGCCGCAAGACAGGCAAAGACGCCGGCTTCCGGGCACCGTCTCGAGGTGGGTATCGGCGACGATGCCGCCGTGTGGTCCGGCCCCGCCGGGGCGACAATCGCGACCACCGACACGATGGTGGACGGCGTCCATTTTCTCGAGGGCGAGGTGGAGTGGCGCGACCTCGGGTGGAAGTCGATGGCCTCCAACCTGAGCGACATCGCGGCCATGGGCGGCGCTCCCCTCTACGCCCTGATAACGCTTGGACTGCGCGGGGACCTGCCCGTAGACGGAATCGCCGCGATGTACGAGGGGATGCTGGACGCGCTCGACGCGCACGGCGGCGCCATCGTTGGCGGGGATATCGTCTCTTCGCCGGTCTTCTTCATCACCGTCTCCCTCACCGGTGCGGCGCAGCTATCACCCGCAGGCGCGCCGCTGCTGCTCAGGCGGGACGCAGCCCGCCCGGGCGATCTCATCGCCGTGACCGGCCCACTTGGGTGCTCGGGCGGCGGCCTGCGGGTTGTGCTGGAAGGCCTTTCGCTCGACCCCGCGACATCGGCGCACCTCCGCGCCGCGCACTACCGGCCGACGCCACGCGTGCGGGAGGGCGCGGCGCTCGCCAGGCATGGCGTACTCGCGGGCATGGACATCAGCGACGGCCTTTTCGACGACCTGGGAAAACTGTGCCGCACGAGCGGCGTCGGGGCCCGCGTCCAGGCATCGAGCATCCCCATCGACGACACCCTCCGCTCAGCCTTCCCGGACCACTGCCTGTCCCTCGCCCTCTCCGGAGGAGAGGACTACGAGCTGCTTGTTGCCGCCCCAGCCAGGATTATTGAGTCCGTGATCAGGGCCGGCAAAGTGCCGTTGCACGTGATCGGGGAGATTGTCTCCCGGGAGCAGGGCGTGAAAGTACTCGGCCCTGACGGGCAGGACATTTCGCCCCGCCGAGGTGGCTGGGACCACTTCGACAAGAGATAA
- a CDS encoding HNH endonuclease: protein MLTDAPVLVLNQNYQPLNVCNARRAIVLLDAGKAELMSNGRGHINTISQAYTVPSVIRLMYMVKKPMMERKLSRRAVFYRDNFTCQYCGKQSKNLTLDHIVPRSRRGPHVWENVVSACIPCNHRKASSTPAEANMKLLREPGPPRPDLYSMFHHRNILEEWREFMPWVRQ from the coding sequence ATGCTAACCGACGCCCCAGTACTGGTACTGAACCAGAATTACCAGCCTCTCAACGTATGCAATGCGAGGCGCGCAATTGTGCTGCTCGATGCAGGCAAAGCGGAGTTGATGTCGAATGGTCGGGGGCATATTAATACTATCAGCCAGGCCTACACGGTACCCTCCGTTATACGGCTGATGTACATGGTCAAAAAGCCCATGATGGAGAGGAAGCTCTCGCGCCGGGCAGTCTTTTACCGCGACAACTTCACCTGCCAGTACTGTGGCAAGCAGAGCAAGAACCTGACCCTCGACCATATTGTGCCGAGGTCCCGCAGGGGGCCGCACGTATGGGAGAACGTCGTCAGTGCATGCATACCTTGCAACCACCGCAAAGCCAGTAGCACCCCCGCCGAAGCCAACATGAAGCTCCTCAGGGAACCCGGCCCACCCCGCCCAGACCTATATTCCATGTTCCACCACAGGAATATCCTCGAAGAGTGGCGGGAGTTCATGCCCTGGGTGCGTCAGTAA
- a CDS encoding flippase-like domain-containing protein, which translates to MGHKQRRPRGSELNGGKKLWVGFGLSALFLALFLFTLDLEHLLNALADANYWYVIPGIALYLVAVGFRTLRWQWLLRHIKPIPVARLFPVVVVGYMANNLLPMRLGELVRSYYVGEREQVSRTSALVTIFIERLLDALTLLLFICTIAIFVSLDTVIEVLAAELSIPWPLLIAAGSLPFVIGFGGLMLIAFAPGSARSLARLLIRPLPARFEETAMHIVDMFLQGVESLRKPTDILVLFLMSLPIWIFEAGLFYMIGFSFGLHHLYDSQLEMIVAMVLVTAIANIGSSIPAAPGGVGLFEIIGTYTLVWLPLAAVDKEVAGAYIAVVHACLLIPMIGLGQVFLWAQHVSLRNLTRVGKQAVTEGEEAR; encoded by the coding sequence ATAGGGCACAAACAACGGCGACCCCGAGGAAGCGAATTGAACGGCGGCAAGAAATTATGGGTCGGGTTCGGGCTTAGCGCCCTCTTCCTGGCCCTATTCCTCTTTACCCTTGACCTTGAACACCTACTTAACGCCCTCGCGGACGCTAACTACTGGTATGTCATCCCCGGCATAGCCCTCTACCTTGTCGCGGTAGGTTTCCGAACGCTTCGCTGGCAGTGGCTCCTGCGCCACATCAAGCCCATACCGGTGGCCCGCCTCTTCCCCGTCGTCGTCGTCGGGTACATGGCCAACAACCTGCTCCCGATGCGCCTAGGCGAGCTGGTGAGATCGTACTACGTTGGAGAGCGCGAGCAGGTCAGTCGTACTTCTGCTCTTGTGACTATCTTCATAGAGCGCCTGCTGGACGCTCTCACCCTGCTGCTCTTCATTTGCACCATCGCCATATTCGTGTCGCTGGACACCGTGATTGAGGTGCTAGCCGCCGAGCTGAGCATCCCCTGGCCGCTCCTGATCGCGGCCGGCAGCCTCCCCTTCGTAATAGGCTTCGGCGGCCTGATGCTGATCGCCTTTGCGCCGGGCAGCGCCCGGTCGCTGGCGCGTCTCCTTATTCGCCCTCTGCCCGCGCGTTTCGAAGAGACGGCGATGCACATCGTGGACATGTTTCTCCAGGGGGTTGAGTCCCTGCGGAAGCCGACCGACATCCTGGTCCTCTTCCTGATGTCGCTCCCGATCTGGATATTCGAGGCCGGGCTGTTCTACATGATCGGCTTCTCTTTCGGCCTGCACCACCTGTACGACAGCCAGCTCGAAATGATCGTCGCGATGGTGCTCGTTACCGCCATCGCCAACATCGGCAGCTCAATACCCGCCGCGCCCGGCGGCGTGGGCCTGTTCGAGATCATCGGCACGTACACCCTCGTCTGGCTGCCTCTGGCAGCGGTGGACAAGGAAGTGGCCGGCGCCTACATTGCGGTTGTTCACGCATGCCTGCTCATCCCCATGATCGGCCTGGGCCAGGTCTTCCTCTGGGCGCAGCACGTTTCCCTCAGAAATCTCACCAGGGTCGGCAAGCAGGCGGTTACGGAAGGAGAAGAGGCAAGATGA
- a CDS encoding NAD(P)/FAD-dependent oxidoreductase, with protein sequence MPAHPHDRPGPGLPLGAARFPQKSHQGRQAGGYGRRRGKMRVGIIGAGATGLTVAYRLAQQGHDVVVYERAPFIGGQASTFDVAGARLERGYHHLFTNDTDIIDLMGEIGIGHQMKWFPSKVGTLYDGKIYNFVTPIDLLKFKPLKLQNRIKLGLVTLKLRRQKDWRKLEGVTADEWLRKNAGKNIYDVFWGPMLRGKFGEDFYNQIGMAWIWGKINTRFASRGKGMSKEMLGYPIGSFGEIFDVLADKIKTLGGEIHINHAVNRVIVENGRATGLEISPEGRGDSFTEKSDAVVSTTQNYIFQKLAPELPEDYRAKLDSVKYLAAVLLIMVLDRPLSKVYWLNVSDRSIPFVGVIEQTNMINPKHYSGKHIVYLTNYVTREHPVYKMTHEELLTFYLPHLKKINPGFNASWIETSYHQAVNAAQPIIGVNYSQRLPDNRTPIAGLYLANTTQVYPEDRGTNYSVRMGNKVAKMVMEDGTVADGGKVQVGAEKQSA encoded by the coding sequence ATGCCTGCTCATCCCCATGATCGGCCTGGGCCAGGTCTTCCTCTGGGCGCAGCACGTTTCCCTCAGAAATCTCACCAGGGTCGGCAAGCAGGCGGTTACGGAAGGAGAAGAGGCAAGATGAGAGTCGGCATCATCGGCGCCGGGGCGACGGGCCTGACGGTGGCGTACCGGCTGGCGCAGCAGGGCCACGACGTTGTGGTATACGAGCGCGCCCCATTCATCGGCGGGCAGGCCTCGACTTTCGACGTTGCAGGCGCGCGCCTGGAGCGCGGGTACCACCACCTCTTCACGAATGACACCGATATCATCGACCTCATGGGAGAGATCGGCATCGGCCATCAGATGAAGTGGTTCCCCTCTAAGGTGGGCACTCTGTATGACGGGAAGATCTACAACTTCGTCACGCCGATAGACCTTCTGAAGTTCAAGCCGCTCAAGCTCCAGAACCGCATCAAGCTGGGACTCGTCACCCTCAAGCTGCGCCGGCAGAAGGACTGGCGCAAGCTGGAGGGCGTTACCGCGGACGAGTGGCTCCGCAAGAACGCGGGGAAGAATATTTACGACGTATTCTGGGGTCCTATGCTCCGCGGCAAGTTTGGCGAGGACTTCTACAACCAGATCGGCATGGCGTGGATATGGGGTAAGATCAACACGCGTTTCGCATCGCGCGGCAAAGGCATGTCCAAGGAGATGCTGGGATACCCCATCGGCAGCTTCGGCGAGATATTCGACGTGCTAGCCGACAAGATCAAAACGCTCGGCGGCGAGATACACATCAACCACGCTGTAAACCGCGTCATAGTTGAGAACGGGCGCGCTACGGGCCTTGAAATCTCCCCTGAAGGGCGCGGCGACAGCTTCACGGAGAAGTCCGATGCCGTAGTCTCGACGACTCAGAACTACATATTCCAGAAGCTGGCGCCGGAGCTTCCCGAGGACTACCGCGCAAAGCTGGACAGCGTCAAATACCTGGCCGCCGTGCTTCTCATCATGGTCCTCGACCGCCCGCTCTCGAAGGTGTACTGGCTGAACGTTTCAGACCGGTCAATCCCATTCGTGGGCGTCATTGAGCAGACGAACATGATCAATCCCAAGCACTACAGCGGCAAGCACATCGTGTACCTGACCAACTACGTCACCCGCGAGCACCCGGTTTACAAAATGACGCACGAGGAGCTGCTTACCTTCTACTTGCCTCATCTCAAGAAGATCAACCCCGGCTTCAACGCATCGTGGATAGAGACCAGCTACCACCAGGCGGTTAACGCCGCGCAGCCCATCATCGGCGTAAACTACTCGCAGCGCCTGCCGGACAACCGCACGCCCATAGCAGGTCTGTACCTTGCCAACACGACGCAGGTATACCCGGAGGACCGGGGCACCAACTACAGCGTACGCATGGGAAACAAAGTGGCGAAGATGGTTATGGAGGACGGCACAGTCGCAGATGGTGGCAAAGTGCAGGTCGGCGCGGAAAAGCAGTCGGCCTAA
- a CDS encoding type II toxin-antitoxin system VapC family toxin, whose product MTLVFLDTNIPLYAAGGEHPLKEPCRLILLLAAEHPASFVTDVEVFQEIMHRAMSLRRWAQGRQVMAAFADLMEGRVEPVHYRDVQLAAELADTLPDVQSRDLLHAAVIKRLGARRIVSADTGFDRIPGLERLEPSRFNEWRRIIET is encoded by the coding sequence ATGACCCTGGTCTTCCTTGATACCAACATACCTCTATACGCGGCCGGCGGCGAACACCCTTTGAAAGAGCCGTGCAGGCTGATTCTACTTCTCGCCGCCGAGCACCCGGCGTCCTTCGTAACGGACGTAGAGGTCTTTCAAGAGATCATGCACAGAGCTATGTCCTTGCGCAGGTGGGCTCAAGGCCGCCAGGTAATGGCCGCGTTTGCAGACCTGATGGAGGGGCGGGTGGAGCCGGTACATTACCGGGACGTGCAATTGGCCGCCGAATTGGCAGACACGTTGCCGGATGTTCAGTCGCGCGACCTGCTGCACGCGGCGGTAATTAAGCGCTTGGGCGCCAGGAGGATAGTCTCTGCGGACACCGGCTTCGACAGGATTCCCGGTCTGGAGCGGCTGGAGCCGTCGAGATTCAACGAATGGCGGCGTATTATCGAGACTTAG
- a CDS encoding formate dehydrogenase: MTVANTSNEALRERIQKAITHQKRPTVTVLSSLLAVQDEIGYIPDVAIEEVAKFTDTTLNDVWGVASFYKNFRFTPPSAHTVEVCWGPTCHLVGATKVMTELMGHLGLKDEGDTADKKLTLRFNTCLGACSQAPVISVDHHLWGKVTPERACKLADKARESGPKHH; the protein is encoded by the coding sequence TTGACCGTAGCAAATACCTCCAACGAAGCCCTCAGGGAACGCATTCAGAAGGCGATCACGCACCAGAAGCGGCCTACCGTAACAGTTCTCTCCTCCCTGCTGGCGGTCCAGGATGAGATAGGCTACATCCCCGACGTTGCGATCGAAGAGGTCGCGAAGTTCACCGACACCACGCTGAACGACGTTTGGGGCGTTGCCTCGTTCTACAAGAACTTCCGGTTCACCCCTCCTTCCGCGCACACCGTAGAGGTGTGCTGGGGCCCCACGTGTCACCTGGTGGGCGCGACGAAGGTCATGACGGAGCTCATGGGTCACCTGGGGCTCAAAGACGAGGGCGACACGGCCGACAAGAAATTGACGCTGCGGTTTAACACCTGCCTGGGCGCCTGCTCTCAGGCGCCGGTAATTTCCGTTGACCACCACCTCTGGGGCAAAGTGACCCCGGAGAGGGCGTGCAAGCTCGCAGACAAGGCCCGCGAGAGCGGCCCTAAACATCATTAA
- a CDS encoding NADH-quinone oxidoreductase subunit F, which yields MPTYAELKARADKQWQDLTAGDRPWIRVGTALCGQAAGGVEVVEALKKTAEAKGIKVTVDEVGCIGMCYAEPLVDIQKPGESRLFFKNVSADDVPALLESYLVKNQIPTGKVFGYLGAKPIAGAPNIADMPQWKLQNRIALRNAGTTAPDDIFQYIANNGFAALNKALTEMKPADVIQQMIDSGLRGRGGAAFPTGTKWSFLVKNTSPVKYILCNCEEGDPGAYNDKGILESDPYTLVEGLLLAGYATGSSNGIIFVRHGHDGPIDRAEMAVKQAYENGLLGKNILGTSFTFNIEVALTGDSYVAGEETALMEAIEGHRSMPRSRPPFPAAFGVWGKPSNINNVKSLSYAPEIILKGAQWFSSIGVNKSKGTAIVCLSGAIKYPGWYEIPMGLSLSQVINVIGGGPPSGKKVKLLQTGGPLGGVLDANSLNIKIDFEEMSAAGAILGSGGIIIADEDTCAVDLTRVLVAFCQYESCGKCFPCRLGMTHLLEFVERITKLEGRPADLAMMESVGKNMQAGSLCGHGQLGFNPIRSALKFFGSDFKMHIEQKKCPTGSCGKPIISPRNTRPYAEMARDDRQPIQVASKASK from the coding sequence ATGCCCACTTACGCGGAACTCAAAGCCCGTGCCGACAAGCAATGGCAGGACCTCACTGCCGGCGACAGGCCGTGGATAAGGGTCGGCACCGCCCTCTGCGGCCAGGCCGCAGGCGGCGTTGAGGTCGTTGAGGCCCTAAAAAAGACGGCCGAGGCAAAGGGCATCAAGGTCACCGTCGACGAGGTGGGCTGTATCGGCATGTGCTATGCCGAGCCCCTGGTGGACATCCAGAAGCCCGGGGAGTCGCGTCTCTTTTTCAAGAACGTCTCCGCCGATGATGTCCCCGCCCTGCTCGAAAGTTACCTCGTCAAGAACCAGATCCCAACCGGCAAAGTCTTCGGCTACCTGGGCGCAAAGCCCATCGCCGGCGCGCCGAACATCGCCGACATGCCGCAGTGGAAGCTTCAAAATCGCATTGCGCTGCGCAACGCCGGCACAACCGCGCCGGACGATATCTTCCAGTACATCGCCAACAACGGCTTCGCCGCGCTCAACAAGGCGCTCACCGAGATGAAGCCGGCCGATGTTATCCAGCAGATGATCGACTCCGGCCTCCGCGGCCGCGGCGGCGCTGCATTCCCGACCGGCACCAAGTGGAGCTTCCTGGTCAAGAACACCAGCCCTGTGAAGTACATCCTCTGTAACTGCGAGGAGGGCGACCCCGGCGCGTACAACGACAAGGGCATCCTTGAGAGCGACCCTTACACGCTGGTGGAGGGTCTTCTGCTTGCCGGTTACGCCACCGGCTCCAGCAACGGGATCATCTTCGTGCGCCACGGCCACGACGGCCCTATCGACCGCGCGGAGATGGCCGTCAAGCAGGCGTACGAGAACGGCCTGCTCGGCAAGAACATCCTGGGCACCAGCTTCACGTTCAACATCGAGGTAGCTCTTACCGGCGACTCCTATGTTGCCGGAGAGGAGACGGCCCTGATGGAGGCCATCGAGGGCCACCGATCGATGCCGCGCTCCCGCCCGCCCTTCCCCGCCGCCTTCGGCGTGTGGGGCAAGCCGAGCAATATCAACAATGTGAAATCGCTGTCATACGCCCCTGAGATCATCCTCAAGGGCGCGCAGTGGTTCTCCTCCATCGGCGTGAACAAGAGCAAGGGCACGGCCATCGTTTGCCTGAGCGGGGCGATCAAGTACCCCGGCTGGTACGAGATCCCCATGGGACTCAGCCTCTCGCAGGTCATAAACGTCATCGGCGGCGGCCCGCCGTCCGGCAAGAAGGTGAAGCTCCTGCAGACCGGCGGGCCGCTCGGCGGCGTGCTGGACGCGAACAGCCTGAATATCAAGATCGACTTCGAAGAGATGTCGGCCGCGGGTGCTATCCTTGGCTCCGGAGGCATCATCATCGCGGACGAGGATACCTGCGCGGTCGACCTGACCCGAGTCCTCGTCGCATTCTGCCAGTACGAGTCGTGCGGCAAGTGCTTCCCCTGCCGCCTGGGCATGACGCACCTGCTGGAGTTCGTCGAGCGCATAACCAAGCTGGAGGGCCGCCCCGCCGACCTGGCGATGATGGAGTCTGTGGGCAAGAACATGCAGGCCGGCTCGCTCTGCGGCCACGGCCAGCTCGGCTTCAACCCCATCAGGTCCGCGCTGAAGTTCTTCGGAAGCGACTTCAAGATGCACATCGAGCAGAAGAAGTGCCCCACCGGAAGCTGCGGTAAGCCGATAATATCTCCCAGGAACACGCGCCCATACGCCGAGATGGCGCGGGACGACAGGCAGCCGATCCAAGTCGCCAGCAAAGCCTCCAAGTAG